A part of Chryseobacterium shigense genomic DNA contains:
- a CDS encoding T9SS type A sorting domain-containing protein — MKKIYISILATLSIYSNAQNIFNAKLHEINFGSSSDPGNLIKLNDLIIFPATRFSDEGRELWCFNSVTQKSALLKDIFPGYNSGLSGSPSFVNVNGKIYFLAQETFSSYQLWVTDGTVAGTMKEKDLNSNYSIGNLVVAGNKIFYYVQNELWSYDTVSKVLLKVKTFVYSGDVKMYSFNNELIIGADDGVSGKEIWKSDGTVAGTVLLKDIAPNAGGSISGDFNILPLNNKFYFIANLGTGYELYASDGTEAGTVSVKPVRTPRLNGASADNYFVFEGFDPDAGGMEPWISDGTAAGTKILKNIMPGNTSSMANSKFIRLNNKIYFDSNANGVSPAYGDYIWETDGTEVGTVLFNTPPETELYGKSSDGMHLILTKPNYGNRYWITNGNPSQTFEITDIGMPYNNSFIDLNSKIYLTGYNPKNGTELFSINPVSQTSSLATDISRFESSAPHSFEVLDNELIFIAADRQYNNQLYKRNKNTQQLERLSTFGNTSFMGMFSDNKDTFFKIGNYLYTKNGTPNPRSGMYRTAGTEIYSEGLSTPPGTVTYDTSFYVNLNDNTLLFSGYNNVIGTELWKIDNDTDTAVLVKDISADNMGSMYNTDSQTAVLNGSAYFVAKENGKLGIWKSDGTSAGTSKAIEFSYQDGTDGDIKVLKSFNNKLFFTKRQENNSSYGQNELWASDGDQASAVLLKSHAVPYGSGNISRETEVLNGKLFYNTTGYPSGLYSTDGTVVGTTEILSGNFFGETKFKKCGNLLFFTNNNGAQLWRTDGTASGTFSLVSSLSSAKEMLCINNYLYFLNGDSQKVWKTNGTTSNTMPMDIFVTNDDNQLMPNENIEKIATDGEKLYLSIATKNHGSEMYEITDTLPVYLATDDIRKDDKNTNADIQIYPNPVTDYFSVKSKGNYRIETVKIFDASGKLIKNIASINDRINVSDLSSGIYFVRIKTEKGEHLGKIIKK, encoded by the coding sequence ATGAAAAAAATTTATATTTCCATATTGGCAACTTTGTCAATATATTCCAATGCACAAAATATTTTCAATGCCAAGCTGCATGAAATAAATTTCGGTTCTTCCAGTGATCCCGGCAATTTGATTAAGCTGAATGATCTGATTATTTTTCCAGCCACAAGATTCAGTGATGAAGGAAGAGAACTCTGGTGCTTTAATTCTGTAACTCAAAAATCTGCATTACTTAAAGATATTTTCCCGGGTTACAATAGTGGTCTGTCCGGTTCTCCATCTTTTGTAAATGTAAACGGCAAAATATATTTTCTGGCTCAGGAGACCTTTTCCAGTTATCAGCTTTGGGTAACAGATGGAACCGTTGCCGGAACGATGAAAGAAAAAGATCTCAATTCAAACTATTCTATCGGTAACCTTGTTGTTGCCGGAAATAAAATTTTCTATTACGTACAAAATGAGCTGTGGTCGTATGACACGGTTTCAAAGGTATTGCTGAAAGTGAAAACCTTTGTGTATTCCGGAGATGTAAAAATGTATTCATTTAATAACGAATTAATTATAGGTGCCGATGACGGTGTTTCTGGAAAAGAAATCTGGAAATCGGATGGAACTGTAGCCGGAACTGTTCTACTGAAAGATATTGCACCTAATGCGGGCGGAAGTATTTCTGGGGATTTTAATATACTACCCCTAAATAATAAATTTTACTTTATTGCCAATCTGGGAACCGGGTATGAACTGTATGCCAGTGATGGAACTGAAGCCGGAACTGTTTCAGTAAAACCCGTACGGACACCCCGTTTGAATGGAGCTTCTGCAGATAATTATTTTGTATTTGAAGGATTTGATCCTGATGCTGGAGGAATGGAACCCTGGATTTCAGACGGAACGGCTGCAGGAACCAAAATACTTAAAAATATAATGCCGGGAAATACAAGTTCCATGGCGAACAGTAAATTTATAAGGCTTAATAATAAAATATATTTCGATAGCAATGCCAATGGAGTAAGTCCGGCTTATGGTGACTATATTTGGGAAACAGACGGTACCGAAGTAGGAACTGTTTTATTCAATACTCCACCTGAAACTGAATTGTACGGAAAAAGTTCAGATGGTATGCATTTAATCCTTACAAAACCAAACTATGGCAACAGGTATTGGATAACGAACGGAAATCCATCTCAAACATTTGAAATTACAGATATTGGAATGCCTTATAATAATAGCTTTATTGATCTGAATTCTAAAATTTATCTCACAGGATATAATCCAAAGAATGGAACAGAACTATTCTCAATAAATCCGGTTTCTCAAACTTCTTCTTTAGCCACTGATATCAGCAGATTTGAAAGTTCTGCACCACATTCTTTCGAAGTTCTGGACAATGAACTCATTTTTATTGCTGCAGACCGCCAGTATAACAATCAACTTTACAAAAGAAATAAAAACACACAACAGCTTGAAAGACTTTCCACTTTTGGAAACACTTCATTTATGGGAATGTTTTCTGATAATAAAGATACTTTCTTTAAAATAGGAAACTATCTTTATACTAAAAACGGGACTCCAAATCCAAGGAGTGGCATGTACAGAACGGCTGGTACAGAGATATATTCAGAAGGATTATCCACACCACCGGGGACGGTTACTTACGATACTTCCTTCTATGTCAACCTAAATGACAATACCCTTTTATTTTCCGGCTATAATAATGTAATAGGAACAGAATTATGGAAAATAGACAACGATACAGATACAGCGGTTCTGGTAAAAGATATTTCAGCAGATAATATGGGAAGTATGTACAATACGGATTCCCAAACCGCAGTTTTGAACGGCTCTGCCTATTTTGTAGCCAAAGAAAATGGCAAGCTGGGAATCTGGAAATCCGATGGTACATCTGCAGGAACTTCAAAAGCTATTGAATTTAGCTATCAGGACGGAACAGATGGAGATATTAAAGTATTAAAGAGTTTCAATAACAAGCTTTTCTTTACAAAAAGACAGGAAAACAATTCAAGCTATGGGCAAAATGAGCTGTGGGCTTCAGATGGAGATCAGGCATCTGCGGTCTTGTTGAAGTCGCATGCAGTACCTTATGGCTCGGGAAATATTTCCAGGGAAACAGAGGTTTTAAATGGTAAATTGTTTTATAATACTACAGGATATCCATCAGGTCTTTATTCAACAGATGGTACTGTTGTAGGAACTACCGAGATTCTAAGCGGAAACTTTTTTGGGGAAACTAAATTTAAAAAATGTGGAAATCTGCTGTTTTTTACCAATAACAATGGTGCTCAACTTTGGAGAACGGATGGTACTGCTAGTGGTACTTTCAGTTTAGTTTCCAGCTTATCTTCTGCAAAAGAGATGCTCTGTATCAATAATTACCTGTATTTCCTGAACGGAGATTCCCAGAAGGTATGGAAAACAAATGGTACGACCTCGAATACAATGCCCATGGATATTTTTGTAACCAATGATGACAATCAGCTGATGCCTAACGAAAATATAGAAAAAATAGCAACGGATGGGGAAAAATTATACCTTTCCATCGCAACAAAAAATCATGGTAGCGAAATGTATGAAATTACGGATACCCTGCCGGTATATTTAGCCACTGATGATATTCGTAAAGATGATAAAAATACCAATGCAGATATTCAGATCTACCCTAATCCTGTTACAGATTATTTTTCAGTAAAGAGTAAAGGAAATTATAGAATTGAAACAGTGAAGATCTTTGATGCTTCCGGAAAATTGATAAAGAATATAGCGAGCATTAATGATAGGATTAATGTATCAGATCTTTCTTCAGGAATTTATTTTGTCAGAATAAAAACCGAAAAAGGAGAACATCTAGGTAAGATCATAAAAAAATAA
- the uvrC gene encoding excinuclease ABC subunit UvrC produces the protein MNPSLELQLKTLPSEPGVYRYYDKNDQLLYVGKAKHLKKRVLSYFNKNLPGYRIKIMVSKIVRLETTIVNSEYDALLLENNLIKEHRPFYNVLLKDDKTYPWICIKNESFPRIFLTRNVIKDGSEYYGPYAKVRPAKILLDTIKHIYKLRTCNLNLSPEKIVEGKYKVCLEFHIKNCEGPCEDLESKEDYDEKIDAIRGIIKGDFRKAKEYLVNQMMKMASNLKFEDAQVIKERLDILEDYQAKNTVVNPNIDDVDVFGMTSDETAAYVNFFKIRNGNIIQSFTTEIKKILEETDEDIMEEALIEIRQKFSSDSKEVLLPFHLSVEIPNVKLIVPKVGDKKRIVELSEKNAKEYRLEKLKQVQIVDPERHTNRIMAEMQKLLRMPVEPRHIEGFDNSNIQGTNPVSACVVFKDGKPSKADYRIFHPKTVEGPNDFATMEEVIYRRYKRMLDEGEDLPQLILIDGGKGQLSSAIKSLKLLGLYGKITVVGIAKRLEEIFFPEDSIPLYLDKKSETLKILQRVRDEAHRFGVKHHRTRRKNSTIKSELEEIPGVGEKTIELLLSKLKSVKRIKESSLETLEEILGKSKASVIYEYFNSN, from the coding sequence ATGAATCCTTCCTTAGAATTACAGCTCAAAACTTTACCATCAGAACCTGGCGTTTATCGTTATTATGATAAGAACGATCAATTGCTGTATGTAGGAAAGGCCAAACATTTAAAGAAAAGGGTTCTCTCCTACTTCAACAAAAATCTTCCGGGTTACCGTATTAAAATAATGGTAAGCAAGATCGTCCGCCTGGAAACAACCATTGTAAACAGTGAGTATGATGCACTTTTACTGGAAAATAACCTGATCAAGGAACACCGCCCTTTTTACAATGTTTTGCTGAAGGATGACAAAACGTATCCATGGATCTGTATTAAAAATGAAAGCTTTCCACGGATCTTTCTGACCAGAAATGTAATCAAGGATGGCTCTGAATATTACGGACCTTATGCCAAGGTTCGTCCGGCAAAGATTTTACTGGATACTATTAAGCATATTTATAAGCTCAGAACCTGTAATCTTAATCTTTCTCCGGAAAAAATAGTGGAAGGAAAATATAAGGTATGTCTGGAGTTTCATATTAAAAACTGTGAAGGCCCTTGTGAAGATCTGGAAAGTAAAGAGGATTATGATGAAAAGATTGATGCTATCCGGGGAATTATCAAGGGAGATTTCCGTAAAGCAAAGGAATATCTGGTGAATCAGATGATGAAAATGGCTTCGAACCTTAAGTTTGAAGACGCACAGGTTATCAAGGAAAGACTGGATATTCTGGAAGATTACCAGGCCAAAAACACGGTGGTAAACCCCAATATTGATGATGTTGATGTTTTCGGAATGACGAGCGATGAAACTGCGGCTTATGTGAATTTCTTCAAAATCAGAAACGGAAATATCATCCAGAGTTTCACAACGGAGATCAAAAAAATACTGGAGGAAACGGATGAAGATATTATGGAGGAAGCCTTGATTGAGATCCGTCAAAAATTCAGTTCCGATTCTAAAGAAGTATTATTGCCATTTCATCTTTCAGTAGAAATTCCGAATGTAAAGCTGATTGTTCCAAAAGTGGGTGACAAAAAAAGAATTGTGGAGCTTTCTGAGAAAAACGCGAAAGAATACCGTTTGGAAAAGCTAAAACAGGTACAGATTGTAGATCCTGAAAGGCATACAAACAGAATTATGGCCGAAATGCAGAAACTCCTCCGGATGCCTGTGGAACCGCGACATATTGAAGGTTTTGATAACTCCAATATCCAGGGGACAAATCCTGTTTCCGCATGTGTAGTCTTTAAAGACGGCAAACCAAGCAAAGCTGATTACAGGATTTTCCATCCAAAAACGGTAGAAGGCCCCAATGACTTTGCTACCATGGAGGAAGTGATCTACCGCCGTTATAAAAGAATGCTGGATGAAGGGGAAGATCTTCCGCAACTGATCCTGATAGACGGAGGGAAAGGACAGCTTTCTTCTGCCATAAAAAGCTTAAAGTTATTGGGACTTTACGGCAAGATTACGGTTGTAGGAATTGCGAAAAGGCTTGAGGAAATTTTCTTTCCTGAAGATTCTATTCCTTTATATTTAGATAAAAAATCCGAAACATTGAAGATTCTTCAGAGAGTAAGAGATGAAGCCCACCGTTTCGGGGTAAAGCACCACAGAACGAGAAGGAAAAACTCTACGATAAAATCTGAGCTGGAAGAAATTCCGGGTGTGGGAGAAAAAACGATTGAACTTTTACTTTCCAAACTGAAATCTGTAAAAAGGATCAAAGAATCAAGCCTGGAAACTTTGGAAGAGATTCTTGGGAAAAGTAAGGCGTCCGTTATATATGAATACTTCAACAGTAATTAA
- the hutH gene encoding histidine ammonia-lyase, giving the protein MIYGVDVFTFHDVLEICKKPGKAKLNKAAKEQILKSQKNVQKIVESDRCVYGINTGFGPLCDTKISADETAQLQYNLIISHAVGVGKPIDKEFSKIMIIAKVHALSKGFSGVSLEVIERLILMLEKDIIPVVPEQGSVGASGDLAPLAHLVLPLLGLGQVWEGDQIFETMEVLDRHGLEPLALGPKEGLGLINGTQFILAHAIKGLEKFEYLLDLADLTAAMSLEAYRGSASPFKKELHEIRPFEGSKKVAARMVKFLKGSENMKAHEECERVQDPYSMRCVPQVHGASRNAFEHLKIMAETELNSVTDNPIVLSAEESISGGNFHGQLMALPLDYATLAAAELGNISDRRSYLLLEGKYGLPRLLTESSGLNSGFMIPQYTSAALVTENKTLCFPASADSIPTSLGQEDHVSMGSISGRKFNQVLGNLVNILSVELMFAAQGLEFRRPFKCSKIVEENFAVIRSKVKKLEDDRLIGKDMLAIAELINNREFNVHP; this is encoded by the coding sequence ATGATATACGGTGTAGATGTTTTCACTTTCCATGATGTTCTGGAAATCTGTAAAAAACCAGGTAAAGCTAAACTTAATAAAGCTGCCAAAGAACAGATCCTTAAATCTCAGAAAAATGTTCAGAAAATAGTAGAGTCCGATAGATGTGTCTATGGGATCAATACTGGTTTCGGACCTCTTTGTGATACCAAAATATCAGCTGACGAAACTGCCCAGCTGCAATATAACCTTATTATTTCCCATGCAGTAGGAGTAGGAAAGCCTATTGACAAGGAATTTTCCAAGATCATGATCATTGCTAAAGTTCATGCATTATCCAAAGGATTTTCGGGAGTTTCCCTGGAAGTAATTGAAAGACTGATTCTGATGCTTGAAAAAGATATTATCCCCGTAGTTCCTGAACAAGGTTCCGTAGGTGCATCAGGAGATCTTGCCCCGCTTGCCCATCTTGTGCTTCCATTGCTTGGATTGGGACAGGTCTGGGAAGGAGACCAGATTTTTGAAACGATGGAAGTTCTGGACAGACACGGCCTTGAACCATTGGCTTTAGGTCCGAAAGAAGGCTTAGGATTAATTAACGGAACCCAGTTTATCCTGGCTCATGCCATCAAAGGATTAGAAAAATTCGAGTATCTGTTAGATTTGGCAGATCTTACTGCTGCAATGAGTCTTGAAGCCTACAGAGGTTCTGCAAGTCCCTTCAAAAAAGAGCTACATGAGATCAGACCTTTTGAGGGAAGTAAAAAAGTAGCAGCCAGAATGGTTAAATTTCTGAAAGGTTCCGAAAATATGAAGGCTCATGAAGAATGTGAAAGAGTTCAGGACCCTTATTCCATGCGATGTGTGCCACAGGTACACGGTGCCAGCAGAAATGCTTTTGAACACCTTAAAATAATGGCTGAAACAGAGCTGAATTCTGTAACAGATAACCCAATTGTTTTAAGCGCTGAAGAATCTATTTCCGGAGGAAACTTCCACGGACAGCTGATGGCTCTTCCTTTGGATTATGCTACACTGGCAGCTGCTGAACTGGGAAATATTTCAGACAGAAGAAGTTACCTCTTGTTAGAAGGGAAATATGGACTGCCAAGATTACTTACAGAAAGCTCCGGACTGAATTCAGGATTCATGATCCCTCAATATACTTCAGCAGCTTTGGTTACTGAAAATAAAACACTGTGTTTCCCGGCATCGGCAGATTCTATCCCCACAAGTTTAGGCCAGGAAGACCATGTTTCAATGGGAAGTATCTCCGGGAGAAAATTCAATCAGGTTTTAGGAAATCTGGTGAATATTTTATCTGTGGAACTGATGTTTGCAGCACAGGGATTAGAATTCAGAAGACCTTTCAAATGTTCAAAGATTGTTGAAGAAAACTTTGCTGTTATTCGTTCTAAAGTTAAAAAGCTGGAAGATGACAGGCTGATAGGAAAAGATATGCTTGCAATTGCAGAATTGATCAATAATAGAGAATTTAATGTGCATCCATAA
- a CDS encoding DUF2059 domain-containing protein, which yields MKKLVTVLSVFMGTFAFSQASDTKIREFIRITGADKMAITAMQQFIEQIKENHPNVPDEFWKEFTAEVSSNKMTDIYIPIYAKYYTESDIDELIKFYKSPIGQKTLTVMPALMRESMEAGGKMGREIATQIKEKLDKKAGYQEPPPPMPERIENK from the coding sequence ATGAAAAAATTAGTTACCGTTTTAAGCGTATTTATGGGAACATTTGCTTTTTCCCAGGCATCAGACACAAAGATCCGGGAATTTATCAGAATAACCGGAGCTGATAAAATGGCAATCACAGCAATGCAGCAGTTTATTGAGCAGATTAAGGAAAACCATCCCAATGTTCCGGATGAATTCTGGAAAGAATTCACTGCGGAAGTTTCATCTAATAAAATGACCGATATTTACATTCCAATCTATGCTAAATATTATACAGAATCAGATATTGATGAACTTATAAAATTCTATAAATCTCCGATAGGTCAAAAAACTCTGACAGTTATGCCCGCTCTTATGAGAGAAAGTATGGAAGCCGGAGGGAAAATGGGACGTGAAATAGCCACTCAGATAAAAGAAAAACTTGATAAAAAGGCTGGCTATCAGGAACCGCCACCACCTATGCCTGAAAGAATTGAAAATAAATAA
- a CDS encoding GNAT family N-acetyltransferase has product MTIKRTDSSNTDFQNLVKLLDADLAIRNGDDHSFYDQFNKIDNIKNCIVIYIDEIPAACGAFKKFSEDTVEIKRMFTNPDFRKRGLATAIVQELESWARQAGYSKAVLESSLEQNEALSVYEKSGYYRIPNYGQYIGIDKSVCYEKRW; this is encoded by the coding sequence ATGACCATAAAAAGAACGGATTCTTCCAATACGGATTTTCAGAATTTAGTCAAACTTCTTGATGCCGATCTTGCCATCCGGAATGGCGACGATCATTCATTCTATGACCAGTTTAATAAAATTGACAATATCAAAAACTGTATTGTGATCTATATTGATGAAATTCCCGCGGCCTGCGGAGCATTCAAAAAGTTCTCTGAAGATACCGTAGAAATCAAAAGAATGTTTACCAATCCGGATTTCAGGAAAAGAGGCCTGGCCACGGCCATTGTTCAGGAGCTGGAATCCTGGGCCCGGCAAGCGGGATACTCTAAAGCTGTTTTGGAAAGCTCACTTGAACAGAACGAGGCACTTTCTGTCTATGAAAAAAGCGGTTATTACAGAATTCCTAATTACGGGCAATATATAGGTATCGATAAAAGTGTTTGTTATGAGAAAAGATGGTAA
- a CDS encoding S8 family peptidase → MKKSVFYLLALFFVLNSCSRDEFQNENPGIEAVQKDPLTGKQINAEINSTIKNTGTFNWKNASDHLLWSAVFRGNRMVSIGFGSSKDDFDRSLSVNNKMMEAEILDAIQKQEGVEQTRFLISSDQYLNQVDVLIEKEETITALRKMKTIRYVEPGDYHYFEIENSTNPNAKSSGSSSGCGFESTALNAADYTTTTPNAKIPWAFTQHNIPSAWSYSTGAGVTIGLIDTGVSPEQTLLGSSFNTGASSGRTISKFGSYVNGSTTDGPADQCGHGTKMASVMAAPKNNAGLPVGVAYNANLITYRAASNVVLETSSEQNGVKTAFTDLANNTGVKIISMSMGHIFSVGKIEDGVKYAYSKGKLIFCAGGTSTSFTNFVGVIFPASMSETQAVTGVKEGTSNQKCDVCHSGSQIDFTFQMERANGNTVPVLSYYNNQADYVGGSSVATAATAGIAALVWAKNPSWTREQVLNKMRQSATYYPTVNSSYGYGNINVLKAVQ, encoded by the coding sequence ATGAAAAAAAGTGTATTTTACCTTCTGGCACTGTTCTTTGTTTTGAATTCGTGCAGCAGGGATGAATTTCAAAATGAGAATCCGGGAATTGAAGCTGTTCAGAAAGATCCTTTAACAGGAAAGCAGATCAATGCGGAAATTAACAGTACCATTAAGAATACCGGAACTTTTAACTGGAAAAATGCCTCAGACCATCTTCTCTGGAGTGCTGTTTTCAGGGGGAACAGAATGGTATCTATCGGTTTCGGGTCTTCTAAGGATGATTTTGACAGAAGTCTTTCGGTAAACAATAAAATGATGGAGGCTGAAATCCTGGATGCTATCCAAAAGCAGGAAGGAGTTGAACAAACTAGATTTTTAATTTCTTCAGATCAGTATCTCAATCAGGTGGATGTTCTCATAGAAAAGGAGGAGACTATAACAGCACTAAGAAAAATGAAAACCATCCGTTATGTGGAGCCGGGAGATTACCATTATTTTGAAATAGAAAATAGTACTAATCCCAATGCAAAATCAAGCGGTTCTTCATCGGGCTGCGGATTTGAATCCACTGCTTTAAATGCAGCAGACTACACCACCACTACACCAAATGCCAAAATTCCATGGGCATTCACCCAGCACAATATTCCAAGTGCATGGAGCTACAGCACAGGTGCCGGAGTTACCATAGGGCTGATTGATACGGGAGTTTCACCGGAGCAAACCTTATTGGGAAGCAGTTTTAATACCGGAGCATCATCGGGAAGAACAATCAGTAAGTTTGGATCATACGTCAACGGTTCCACTACAGACGGGCCGGCTGATCAGTGCGGACACGGAACCAAAATGGCTTCCGTAATGGCAGCCCCGAAAAATAATGCAGGGCTTCCTGTAGGAGTTGCTTACAACGCCAACTTAATAACTTATCGGGCAGCTTCCAACGTGGTATTGGAAACTTCCAGTGAGCAAAACGGAGTAAAAACAGCATTTACTGACCTTGCCAATAATACCGGTGTAAAGATTATTTCTATGTCAATGGGACACATCTTTTCAGTAGGAAAGATTGAAGACGGAGTGAAATATGCATATTCTAAAGGAAAACTGATTTTCTGCGCAGGAGGAACTTCTACCAGCTTCACCAATTTCGTAGGTGTTATTTTCCCGGCAAGTATGTCCGAAACTCAGGCTGTAACCGGAGTTAAAGAAGGAACTTCCAATCAGAAATGTGATGTCTGCCATTCAGGAAGCCAGATCGATTTTACCTTCCAGATGGAAAGAGCCAACGGAAATACGGTTCCGGTTTTAAGTTACTATAACAACCAGGCTGATTATGTAGGAGGTTCATCAGTAGCTACCGCTGCTACCGCCGGTATTGCTGCCCTTGTCTGGGCTAAAAATCCTTCATGGACAAGAGAGCAGGTACTGAATAAAATGAGACAGTCCGCGACCTATTATCCAACTGTGAATTCAAGCTACGGCTACGGAAACATCAATGTTCTGAAAGCTGTACAGTAG
- the ygiD gene encoding 4,5-DOPA dioxygenase extradiol produces MNLNDLQNISENFGNTQRMPVLFLGHGSPMNAIEENQFVQGFRKAAQEIPTPNAILCVSAHWYTRGTFVTAMDMPRTIHDFGGFPKALFDVQYPAPGSPELARETAELLVPILVEEDHNWGLDHGAWSVIKHMYPDADIPVIQLSIDYTKPPQYHFDLAKRLNKLREKGILIIGSGNIVHNLRLIDWKNIDTVGAGWDWAVEAREKTNNWLLDGNFQNIIDYQKQGTFLQYAVPTPDHYLPLIYTLGLKDQSENLSLFNDELIGGSLSMTSVRIG; encoded by the coding sequence ATGAACCTCAACGATCTGCAAAACATCAGTGAAAATTTCGGGAATACCCAAAGAATGCCGGTTTTATTTCTCGGACATGGCTCACCGATGAACGCTATTGAAGAAAACCAGTTTGTACAGGGCTTCAGAAAAGCAGCTCAGGAAATTCCCACTCCTAATGCTATCCTGTGTGTTTCTGCACACTGGTATACCCGGGGAACTTTTGTAACCGCAATGGATATGCCGAGAACGATCCATGATTTCGGAGGTTTTCCCAAAGCTTTATTTGATGTGCAATATCCGGCCCCCGGAAGTCCTGAATTAGCCAGAGAAACGGCTGAGCTTTTGGTGCCAATTTTGGTGGAAGAAGATCATAACTGGGGACTTGACCACGGTGCATGGTCCGTAATCAAGCATATGTATCCGGATGCTGACATCCCTGTGATCCAGCTAAGCATAGATTACACCAAACCTCCGCAATATCATTTCGATCTTGCCAAAAGATTGAATAAACTCCGCGAAAAGGGAATCCTCATCATCGGAAGCGGAAATATTGTTCATAATCTCCGGCTGATTGACTGGAAAAACATTGATACGGTTGGTGCCGGCTGGGACTGGGCTGTAGAAGCAAGGGAGAAAACCAATAACTGGCTCCTTGACGGAAATTTTCAAAATATTATAGATTATCAGAAACAGGGAACATTCCTGCAATACGCAGTTCCTACACCGGATCATTATCTTCCTCTGATTTATACACTGGGATTAAAAGATCAGAGTGAAAATCTTTCTTTATTTAATGATGAACTGATTGGAGGATCTTTAAGCATGACGAGTGTAAGGATAGGATAA
- a CDS encoding YceI family protein: MATQWNLDPTHSEITFKVKHMMISNVKGSFRTFNAEIEAEDDSFANAKTTATIQTDSVFTNNTDRDNHLKSAEFFNAEQYPTISFESQALNDKVTGNLTVNGITKPITLDVDFGGINVDPWGNTKAGFSFEGKINRKDFGLNWNAALEAGGVMVSDEVRIAGELQFVKQA; the protein is encoded by the coding sequence ATGGCAACACAATGGAACCTAGACCCAACGCATAGTGAAATTACCTTCAAAGTAAAACATATGATGATTTCTAATGTAAAAGGAAGCTTCAGAACTTTCAATGCTGAAATTGAGGCTGAAGATGACAGCTTTGCCAACGCTAAGACTACAGCTACCATCCAGACAGATTCTGTATTCACAAATAATACAGACAGAGATAACCATTTAAAATCTGCCGAGTTTTTCAATGCAGAACAATACCCTACTATTTCTTTTGAGTCTCAGGCTCTAAATGATAAAGTAACAGGAAATCTTACGGTAAACGGTATCACTAAGCCTATCACTCTGGACGTAGACTTCGGAGGAATCAATGTGGATCCGTGGGGAAATACAAAGGCAGGTTTTTCTTTTGAAGGAAAAATCAACAGAAAGGATTTCGGACTTAACTGGAACGCAGCTCTTGAAGCAGGTGGTGTAATGGTAAGTGACGAAGTAAGAATAGCCGGGGAATTACAGTTTGTAAAACAGGCATAA